A region of the Jaculus jaculus isolate mJacJac1 chromosome 10, mJacJac1.mat.Y.cur, whole genome shotgun sequence genome:
GGTTTCAGCTccctattgtttcagagttatcaatcaagcattaggtgaatgtcctgtttccagtgcagcaaatgcttgcactagcatagcattgtctctgagtctttgacttcgCATTTTCCAAAAACATCCGATTGCAGCAGCAATCAtaaacagcatcatggaacccattccagcccattccttcaaataaagGGTAGTTTTCTATATCCAGTCCAATAATCCCGTAACCAAAAACAAGTCCACTCATGTTGAATTCTAATGGGTCAGCAGTCcagttagtaagcaaataatatgataactggcgtgacagattatacacaatccattttccattcacattccaattgtgccaattaccataaagtatcaacttgttcttacactaaattaattctttgattaacaatcattaaccctcctcttaattgtgcattaatagaagtttgaacatccaaagtattagctacattagctgataaattattcaaagtcgcagcagtttgtatagtaatagcagccacaatggctgtagtaatcccaaaatttcttttggttcttaacaaagtcatagaactaggagaacagcatatagtaatagcagccacaatggctgtagtaatcccaaaatctctttttggttctaaacaaagtcatagaactaggagaacagcatcatgtattacaggtagaggttttgggaatactgagagtattccccaatggggttctgtccatatccccagcaggttgaacaggggtaatatcatcagcacagcaatcacgatcttcatccttttctggactctctttgaccactcgtgtcagtctggcaggaacccaaatgggattgtcttgatcctgtggaaaaacacaaacagctcccctggatcttattaaaacaagatccgggcccttccattgattagatataacatctttccattttattttttctgaaactggtgatggtggcagacaatgcctgtctgctgctgacctacccatcacgtccaaatttaaaaaattaagtgtaaaaagagctagggaAATAGTTCCTTTAGGTCCCAACGTCGTGGGGCCTATTTCCCCTTTTTGTTTAGATAAATATGTCTTGAGTGTACCATGAGCACGTTCCACAATCCCTTGTGCTTGTGGGTTATAAGGTAATCCTGTCTTGTGTTCTACACCTAAGCGTTGACAAAATTGCTGAAAAGTCTTTGAAGTATAGGCCggaccattgtctgttttaagactgtagggttttccccaagcagcccaggcctccaagcaATGAGTAATGACATGGGACACCTTTTCCCCAGCAAGGGCTGTGGCATGTATAATACCAGAGTAAGTATCCACAGAGACatgaagatatttcatttttccaaaagcaggaatatgagttacatccatttgccacaaaTGTAAGGGGCGCAAGCCTCGAGGATTAATGCCCAGACAAGGAGTATGTCTGAACTCTGCGCAATTAGGACATTGGAGTACAATATTTCTAGCTTCAGCTCTAGTTAGCTGAAATTTAATTTCTCGGAGGTGAGAGGCCATTGGGGTACCCACACAGGTGCCTCCGTCACCCAGGGTATGGGCAAAgcatcctcaatggcccctaggaaaaacccagtcCTTTTCGATCTAATTTTTGAGTACCAGTCACAGGCTCTGGACttccttgtgacatttttcctAATCCTTTTTCTGGAACACACCCCATATCTCTCATAATTTGTTGACTCTGACTAGAGTAATCATTAGTCAATTTAAACTTCATCTGATGTAAAATATCTCGTCCCCACAAATTTACTGGTAAAGGGAGTACATATGGTATGAATTCTCCCGCACGTCCTTCATGATCCCTCCATCTTAAAGCCTGAGCACTTATACTAGGAGAAGACTCATATCCCAACCCTTGTAGAGTTTGTGAAGACTGATTGACAGGCCAATTAGAAGGCCACCATTTGGTGGAGATAATACTAGTATCTGCTCCCGTATCTAAAATACCAGAGAAAATTTTTCCTTGAATAATTAACTCCAAGGTTGGTCTTTCATCCAGATCCAGTGAGACATAGGCACATCCTCCTCTGGAGGATCCAAGACCTTTTGTTCCTCTAATATCCTTTTTATAAGGGAACAAGCCATGTAGGCTAGGCAATACTAAAAGCTGAGCAATACGATCCCCACAGGAAATAGAAGATATCCCTCTAGGGGAAGAGCACAGAATTTTTACTTGTCCTTCATAATCCTCATCTATAACTCCAGGGTGAACAATTAAGCCTTTCAGAGCAGAAGATGAGCGTCCTAGCACCAAGCCTACTGTATCAGAGGGCAGGGGTCCTTTAAAATCAGAGGGGATTGGTTGACAACCCATTTGTGGTGTTAATACTGCTCGGGTGGTGGCACAGAGGTCCAACCCTGCGGAACCCAGAGTGGCTCTCCGTGGCTCCCCGGTGGCCTCATGGATACCTTGGGTGGCTCGACATTCATGGCCCCATACATTTGAGGGCCCTGGGGTCGAGGGCCCCTCTGTCCGTTTTTTGGCTGGCTATTAGAATCATTTGTGAGCACTCTCCCCTTAATATTGGCCCAATGTTTACCCTTCCCACAACGTGGACACATCCCAGGAACTTTCTTCTGTACATTAACTCTGTCTTGACTTCCTGGAATCTGACTCTTACACTGCCTTTTTATgtgtcctcttttcccacaattatAGCAAGTAATGTCTCTAATCCTCTTTGCAGCAAGGACAGCTGCTGCTATCCCCGCATTAGACAAAggacctcctatctctctgcatgCTTTCATCCAGGCATTaagcccttttcctttccatggtGTAATAGCATTTCTATACTCCTTTGTACATTGCTCATAAACAAGCTGTTCTATAAGGGGCATAGCAGTATCAGGGTCTCCAAAAATTCTACCTGCAGCCTCCATTATTCTTGCCACAAAATCCGAAAAAGGTTCATTTATGCCTTGAACTATTTTTGTTAAGTTGCCAGTAACTTCTCCTTTATTGGGCAGGCTTTTCCATGCTCGTACAGCTATCTGGTTAATCTgtccatatacctccacaaggtAGGCCGTCTGATTAACCGTCCATTGTCCCTGGCCAGTCAACATTTCATAAGTCCAAAATGGCTGACCATTAGCAGCATTTTGTCTAGCCTGAGCGGCACAGGCATCTTGATAGATAGATTTCCAATCAAGATATTGTCCCATTGTTAAGCAGGCTTTCACTGTATTATACCAATCTGCAGGAGTCATTGCATGAGCAGTGAGCCTCTCTATCTGAGCCTGAGTAAAGGAGGCATTAGTCCCATATGTCCTAACTGACtctgcaagatcttttaactgtttatgtcctatgggctcatgatgtcggccctgagctggatcgtcaaacactggaaatatttgttgaatttttcttatttcttttggcttgcagaaagaagttccctccatgtatctcagtacttccctatttgttaaaggtggggcagaaggcacaacaggtgggtcagggcgatatctctcagcctgatgcctgtcagcttcctcctctaacagagcctcatcatacaagtccaactccccttcgctatctgaagattcaaaagatcttacagaagcagtctcagaacttgatgagcttgccacatgtaaatgtttgaattcacttaataaaggatacaaatcattaccttccaaatctttaaccttagtttcctttttatcattaaccttcattacattttgttccttccttttattaccttctaaatctttaaccttagttttctttttatcattacccttcattacattttgttccttccttttattaccttctaaatctttaaccttagtttcctttttatcattacccttcattacattttgttccttccttttattaccttctaaatctttaaccttagttttctttttatcattacccttcattacattttgttccttccttttattctgttttccttcctgttccctttcttctgtttctgacatactgtcctgatgttccgctaaagtcctctggccctctttcactttcttttcacaCTGCTTGTCATCCAGACAAGCTCTAACCATCCTCCACAAAGGCAAAATTCCCAGTCCTAGCGTATTGTTGCCTTTCTCCTGTTGCAGATCTTTTCCTAACTTTTCCCAAGACGGTACCGTCAATGACCCCGTAGCTACAAACCAGGGTGCAACCCGGTCTATTTCCTTCAGAAATCCGTTTAAAGTTGACTCTGATATTTTAAGATTTCTCTCTTTTAGCAATCCTTGTAAAGCACGGAGTAACGGTCCCGAATAGATATTGCCCATGATTGTCTCTTGTACGTACAAGAGCGGGCAGCCAGCAGAGCTATCTACCTCTGActtacagcaacaaaaaacacaacaaacaaaaactataatgagcacacagggcaagaagaaaattacaACAATAGGATCAACCTcccagggcagcatacctctcagaaaaaagtccggatccgtccgtcccgtgtgtcagttctgaatcctccttaaaacaggggtcttcgctggtgcaagatgttcttcaattcccggggtttcagcaccacttgtcacgcccgcctcgccagcaaggaggacgccacaatcaggattcttctgaacacactttattggggactgccaaactgctagatgcgaagacgcgaagacccagaaccacgaaaggcaactgtttatatagggttttaggctgcctacccacaaatgattggtcaactgaggatatgtggccaccagtgattggttactttctggatgcctcattagcatcggcccgcaatgggttggagcatgcgcactgtgctaaatttacaccagctgtgaccaataagaggccagaaaccggcgccagcttgtaatagcgtctgcgcGGCTCCTAACAATTGAGAAttgcctgttcagttctctgtcccattttttattagttatgtacacagtgtatatagccatgttggtaccatcattagcctcctccctgccatccctcctctgcagggactctcctcattggggaatatgggtcgtgcattggggggttagccatcacttatgggtaagaggcaatatctctgtgcataatgacccaacatgaggtccttacattctttctgccccctctgccacaaatttccctgagccatgttgggttcactttaggtctgcttcagtgatgaggtcttgggagcctctgtgtctctagatatctagTTTcataggagctgagtgttctctgtgtctaactCCATCatccttgtactggtaccaggttcaccaagaaagcagcacgcttgcttatttcctcaattactgttagtttcagctggggcacttttgaggtgtgatgggatggttctctcctttggatctgcgtccatttgaaaaatagaagcaaattccactgagcagatcatttagccaaatcaagagcagttggtttcctaccatggctgtgcactACTATTGCAACTGTGTGAGAAACATATCAGGTTGTTTTCTACTGATgaagcttagaccatgagtttcttggatagctattggtcattttcccccagtagctcatgtagcaccttctggcactagatgagctgtctggggactgactgtcttccagtttACAGCTATGTCATTCCATGTTAcctgccaacagcatatggtgtcttcagcagtagggtcttaccactaacctttggtgggtcatcaagtactctgacagaaatctgtcttcttttgggaaacctagtagacctctctgatcaaaagctcattgtggatgatagccacatcctggtactaggagtaaaaggtcagcacccaagaagagaagcaAAACCAAAATGATAAGCAATATACAGGAAAtagacaaaagagagaaaaagggaggggggagagagagagagagagagagagagagagagagagagagagagagagagagagagggagagggaaagggagacagTAGAAGATTAGGTTAAGTATTCATCGTACCCTCACCAGGGCCCTGTGATtaaggtgttccctttaaggacctgctgaaggttcaaccatttagtctgtcttttaggaaatagaattttagggtaccattgccatttggatccagttttgtgtctgCCACCCGCACCCTTACCTTCCACTCTCACCCCACCCATCCAATTggccagtcctcaagatgcttattaatTATCTCAGTATCTCAGGTAGATTTAAGTTAGTAGCCTTAGATGAGTTAGaatatgtgatgattatctttctctgattgggtgagttcactgagaatgatctgttccaggcttaagcatttttcttcaaatttcattgtgttattttttcttactgtggtgtagaattccattgtgtagatataccacatcttggttatccatttgtctaattatggacatctgggttgattccagctcttagctattatgaattgagcatctataaacatggttgagcaaatctctcttaaCTGAGGCATGCAGCTTTTAggaaaaatgcccagtaagggactaactgggtttgttggtaattATCGTCACTCtttttaagagtctccatattgattcccaaagtggctgtaccatcttacattcccaccaacaatggatgaggattcctatttctccacatcttcaccaacattaattttcatttgatttttaaaatgttttgtatccttactgaggtaaggtggaatctcatagttgttttaatttgcatttgattATGGAtggtgaatattttttaaagtgtgtgtttgccacgtgcatttcttcctctgagaactcactgTACAGTtctatgccccattttgtgagtggattgtttgactttttattgtttaggtttttgaattatttgtagattctagaaattacaCCTCAGTCTGATGTGtatctggcaaatattttctcccattctgtggataatctattggctctgtttatggtatgcttTTCTGTgaggaaacttttcagcttcatgagatcacaaTGGTTAACTGATTAAGATCCAGAGCTACTTCAGTTTTGTtctggaagtcttttcccattcctatgtcatggaaagttccttctatttttaattccagtagtagctgagtttccagccttatgttgaggtctttgatccatttgtacttgattttcaTTGGTTAGAGATgtggatcaaggttcaattccctgcatATGGTTGTCCAGTTTGTCTGGctccatttgttaaagatgctgtctttttttcagcctatattgttatgGCCTTTGTTAAatgtcaagtagctgtagttacttggccCAAAGTTGGGGTctgctattctgttccattgatctatactaCAGTttgtgtgccagtaccatactgtttttattactatagctttataatatagctttagatcaggtatggtgatacctctagtggtgtttcttttgctggggaTATGCTTGGATAGGTGAGGCCTTCTggctttccatatgaattttgagatcgttttttctatctctgttaagAACAATGTttggattttgattggtattgcattaaattttgCCCCATATTTTGAGTGAgtggtttaatttttaattgcttagttttttgagttcattgttgattctagatattaggcctctgtcagtggtataactgctgaagattttttcccattctgtgggtaatctataggCTCTGTTTATGCTATGTTTGCACAAAGGCTTCTTACCTtaatgagatcccattgatttaatatttgtttaatcTCCTGGGCTACTTGGGTATTACTCAGGAAGTGTTTTCCCAtttctatattgtggagagttcccacttttcttttttttttttcttccagtactttaatagtttcaggtattatattgaAGCATTTTATCCATCTGTAGTTGATATTTGTGCATAGTGACATGagtgtgtctagtttcatttttctacatatggttattcaaTTCATCCAGCACtttttgttgaatatgctatTTTTTCTCCAGAGTACCGTGTTTgttcctttgtcaaatatcaagtagatatagttattttaattaaGGGCTGGGTTTTCATTtcaattccattggtctatagttctccttttatgccagtaccatgctgttttgattaCTATGGATTTGAAGTATAGCTTTatatctggtatggtgatacctccagaggtatgcttggatatctgagatcTGCtcccattccatataaatttttagattttttttttttctgtgagaaaTGATGCTgtgggatggagaggtggtttagcagttaaggcacttacctgtgaagcctgaggacacatgattgactcttcagatcccatgttagctaaACACACAAAGCTGTGGCAAGCATAAAGTTACACAtattcactaggtggcacaagaatctagagttcaatttcagtggatgaggcactggtgcaccagttctttctctctctctctctctctctctctctaataatgataaatatttaagaatgatgctgggatttttattggtattgcactgaatctgtagattgcctttggtagaattgccatttccacaatattaattccaACTATCAAGGATTTggggagttctttccatcttctgaatTCCACATCAACTTTTTTATTGagtgtttctatgttttcattatataggtatttCACACCCTTTGGTAGTGATAAGTCaaggcatttgattttttttttttttgtggctactgaaaatgggagAGTCTCATGGGTTCATTTCTCTGTATATTGTTCTTTTGTGTATAtaaaatctactgatttttgtatgttgacttTGTGTCATGCCACTTTGATGAAGGAGtttatcatctttagaagttttatggtggGGATGTTGGGATCACCTATATAcaggatcatgttatctgcaaatagggctattTTGACTTCTTATCCCATTtgtatctttctcctgtcttattgcctgGGCTTGGATATATTAATTCTAGCAATATATTGAAGAGAAGTGGTGAGAATGAGCACCCTTGCTTTGCTCCCAATCTTAATGAAAACAACTTGAGTCTTTTGTAGTAAGTAATATTTGTGATTTAGAGTCTTTGTACTTAGCCTCTAATGTGTTGAGTTATAAACCATCATGCCTCTTctctgaagtattttttttttaatttttattaacattttccatgattataaaatatatcccatggtaattccctccctccccacccccacactttcccatttgaaattccattctccatcatattacctccccattacaatcattgtaattacatatatacaatatcaacctattaagtatcttcctcccttccttactcttccctttatgtctcctttttaacctactggcctctgctactaagtattttcattctcacgcagaagcccaatcatctgtagctaggatccacatatgagagagaacatgtggcgcttggctttctgggcctgggttaactcacttagtataatctttccaggtccatccatttttctgcaaatttcataacttcattgttctttaccactgagtagaactccattgtataaatgtgccacaacttcatgaTCCActtatctgttgagggacatctaagctggttccatttcccagctattataaattgagcagcaatacacatggttgagcacgtacttctaagaaatgagatgagtcctttggatatatgcctaagagcactatagctgggtcatatggtagatcaatctttagctgttttaggaacctccacactgttttccaccatggctggaccagattgcattcccaccagcagtgtagaagggttcatcttttgacacatccctgccaacatttatgatcatttgtttccatgatggtggccaatctgacaggagtgagatggaatctcaatgaagttttaatctgcatttccctgatgactagtgatgtagaacaattttatagatgcttatatgccattcgtgttttttgctttgagaatgctctatttagctccatagcccattttttgattggcttgtttgattccttattatataactttttgagttcttcatatatcctagatatatgaagatcctctatcagatatatagctggcaaagattttttcccattctgtaggttgcctctttgcttttttcactgtgtcatttgcagtgcaaaatttttgtaatttcatgaggtcccagtgattaatttgtagttttattgcctgagcaattgaggttgtattcagaaagtctttgccaagaccagtatattgaagggtttcccctactttttcctttagcagtttcagagtttcaggtctgatgttaaggtctttaatccatttggacttaattcttgtgcatggtgaaagagaagaatctattttcatccttctgcagatatatccagttttcaaaacaccatttgttaaagaggctgtctcttctccaatgagtatttttggcatttttatcgaatatcaggtggctatagctacttgggcttacatctgggtactctattctgttccactgatctacatgtctgtttttgtgccagtaccatgctgtttttgttactatggctttgtagtatagggtaaaatcaggtatggtgataccaccagcctcatttttgttgctcagtattattttagatattcgaggttttttgtgattccaaatgaatttttggattgtttttttctatttccatgaagaaagcctttggaattttgatagggattgcattaaatgtgtagattgctttaggtaagattgccatttttacaatattgattcttccaatccaggaacaagggatgtttctccactttctagtgtcttctataatttctcacatgagtgttttaaagttctcactgtagagattctttacttccttgtttaggtttattctaaggtactttatttatttatttatttatttatttatttatttatttatttatttatttttgatgcaattgtgaatgggagcaattctctgatttcatcctctgtgtgtttgttgttagcatatatgaaggctactgatttgtgtatatttattttgtatcctgctacattgctgtaggttttgatcagctctaacagtttactagtagagtctttagggtcctttatgtatagaatcatgtcatctgcaaataatgataagttgatttcttcctttccaatttgtatcccttttatgtgtgtctcttgccttattgctatggctaagacttccaaaactatattaaataaaagtggggacagtggaaacccttgtcttgttcctgattttagtggaaaagcttccagtttttccccatttagtaatatgttggctgtaggctgtcataaatagcctttattatattgagatatgttccttctattcccagtctctgtaggacttttatcatgaagggatgttggattttgtcaaatgttttctctgcatctaatgagattatcatgtgatttttgtcctacaacccgtttatgtaatgtattacatttatagatttgcgtatgttgatccatccctgcatctctgggataaagcctacttggtcagggtgaatgatctttttgatgtactcttatattctgtttcccaatattttgttgagaatttttgcatctatgttcatgagggagattggtctgtaattttctttttttttctatctttgcctggttttggtatcagggtgatgctggcctcatagaaggagtttggtagaattccttcttttcctatttcctggaaaagcttaagaagcaatggtgttagctcttccttaaaagtctggtaaaattcagcagtgaatccatctggccctgggctttttttagtttggagattattgataactgttcggatctccatgtttgttataggtgtatttaagtgattaatctcattttgatttaatttaggtaggtcatatagatcaagaaaatcatccatttctttcagattttcatactttgtggagtatatgcttttatagtatgtccctatgattttttgaatttctctggaatctgttgtgatgttaccttgttcatctctgattttcttaatttgtgtctctgctctctttcttttggtcagatttgctaagggtttatcaatcttgtttatcctttcaaagaaccaactctttgtttctttcattaattctttggattgttctttttgtttctatttcattaatttctgccctaatctttaatatttcttcctgtctactgatttttggttttccttgttcttctttttccaaggcttgaaggcgaagcattaggtgatttacttgcgacctttctaattttttaatataggcacttaaggttataaattcacctcttagaactgcattcattgtgtcccagagattttggtatgttgtgttctcattatcatttgactctatacattttttgatttccagcttgatttcttcattgacccattcatcatttagtactgtattgtttagtttccatgattttgggtATGCtcttatagcctttcttgctactgatttgtagtttaattccattgtggtcagatagaatgcaaggaattatttcaattttcctgaatttgttaagatttgctttgtgtcctaatatatggtctattttagagaatgttctatgtgctgctaaaaagaatttatattctgcagcctttgggtgaaatgtcctgtatatatctgttaagtccattccttctatgacctcatttagtccagttgcctctctgtttattttatcccaggatgacctgtcaattgatgagagtggggtgttaaagtcacccaccaccactgtgtgtggtgttatctgtgaccttagttctaatagtgcttgtttgacgaatttgggagcccccatgttaggtgcatatatgtttaggattgtaatgtcctcctgttggagtgttcccttaatcaatataaagtgaccttccttatcattcttgactaacgttggactaaagtctaccttgtacaatattaggatagcaacccctgcttgttttctaggcccatttgcttgaaacaccatcttccaacctttcaccctaagataatgtctatcctttgtcgaaaggtgagtttctttgagacaacaaattgtaggatcctgctttttaacctagtctgcaaacctatgtcttttcgttggggcattgaggccattgatattaagagatattattgaaaggtgtgtacttatgtttgccattttttttttttttgtggttccggttctacctgtgctctcttgtgttaactagtatttgagtattgcttgttttttctaggttccttatatgtgtgcttttcc
Encoded here:
- the LOC123463957 gene encoding igE-binding protein-like, translating into IRKIQQIFPVFDDPAQGRHHEPIGHKQLKDLAESVRTYGTNASFTQAQIERLTAHAMTPADWYNTVKACLTMGQYLDWKSIYQDACAAQARQNAANGQPFWTYEMLTGQGQWTVNQTAYLVEVYGQINQIAVRAWKSLPNKGEVTGNLTKIVQGINEPFSDFVARIMEAAGRIFGDPDTAMPLIEQLVYEQCTKEYRNAITPWKGKGLNAWMKACREIGGPLSNAGIAAAVLAAKRIRDITCYNCGKRGHIKRQCKSQIPGSQDRVNVQKKVPGMCPRCGKGKHWANIKGRVLTNDSNSQPKNGQRGPRPQGPQMYGAMNVEPPKVSMRPPGSHGEPLWVPQGWTSVPPPEQY